CGTTTCTATCACTTGGCCCCTTTTGACTTGTATTTTTTCTATTACAAGCCGTGATTTCTGTTACATAATAGTAAAAATTATGTGCTCTTTTGCTCTCGACTCCATATTCCTAATAGTAGAACTATAACAATCTATTCCGTGTCCTAATCCAGTATGATAATAATTGATAGAGAGATTAAATTTTTTGTCCGATTAACAAAGCTAACTTTGCTCTCGCAAATAAAATAACAAGCCCCTCTCGACGTTCAGCATCAAGAGGGGCTATGGGTAAAAAACTTATCAAGGACTAGATTTCCATAATATGTAGAAAGCTAATTACTAGTGACAGACACCTGTTATTGGCTATTAAAAATGCATCACGTACTTCCATTGATTTCAAAAGATTTATAATACATAAATATCACAATTATTTAGTAATCTATGGTATACTGCTTTCAGTAGCACCATCAAAGGGCACAAACCAATTCGAAGCTGTAGCGTATTTTATACGATGCAGCTTTTTTATTTTAGATTTACTCAATTCCCACTTTACAATATAATGGTTTAACTAGAAAATATTGAATACATACTCATTTAAATAACTTTACCAAATGAAAATTCCAAATCATTAAAACAACTTCGCCAAATGACAAGCAAAGGAGAAAATCCAATGAATGTAGAAAAAATCTTTGAAAGCTTCCCATTATTACATTCTAGCAACCTACAATTTAAACAAATAGAAGAAAGCCATTTAGACATGTTATTCGCTATCTACGATAATGAAAAAGTATTTCAGTATTGTGGCATTATCCCGAAACACAATATTCAAACTGTCCAAAAAATGATTAGTCATTTTGAACGTGACTTCACGAAAAGAAATAGAGTGAAATGGGGGATTTTTTATAAAGATCAACCAGATTCTTTAGTCGGTATAATCGAAGCGATGGATTTTAACCAAAAAGTAAATATGGTAACAATCGGCTACTATTTAGCAGAGGACTATTGGAATAAGGGCATTGCAACGGAATCTGTACAAACCATTTGTAAATTTTTATTTGATGAAGCGAACATTAATAGAATTCAAGCAGAGGTTATGCCGATGAACGATGCGTCAAAAAAAGTGCTTTTAAAAAGTGGCTTTATGAAAGAAGGTTTATTAAGACAAGCTTCTTTCTGGTCTGGTAAAGGTATTGTTGATTTGGAAATTTACAGCATTTTGCACAAGGAGTACAATAAATAAATTGAAAAGGCACGCTAAACAGAACTATTCTATTTAGCGTGCTTTTATTTGTTTATCTTCATACATGTTTGTAGCGTTAAACGGTTCCATAAACCGAATTTACAATCGTTTAATATCTGCTCATCATCACCTACTATTAGTAGTTTAACAAGTCAGGCTTTGTAATCAACAAGAGGATCATATAAGCTTACCGACATTTGCAAAAGCTATTATTTTCTATTGTATGAATGTAGACATCCTACTCCGTTTTCATTCCTTTTTTAATCGTCTTTTGATTTCTGATGCATGTAAATCAATATTTATCTTTTAAAGCGTTTCTAAACGCTAAAAATCCCAATATTAGCATTGCTATACTTAGAGGAGCAAATAAGAGGAAAAACACCTCTTTGCTGACTTTATTAGTAAAGAATAAAATTAGTAAAAGGAGAGTTATTGCAGTAATAAAACTTACATATTTATTATATTTGTAAGACATATAATGCACCCTTTCCAACTTTTAATTATTTGATTTTTCAGTTATTTAATTCTAGTATATAAATTACGTAGTTTTACATATGAACATTTATGAGGTACTTCAGAAACAGATAAAAGTAAGAGAGAGGTGAATTTCGTGAAAAGTAAAACTATTTTCTTTATTTTTTTAACATTACTCTTCATTTTCTGTTTAGGGCTGCTATCATTCTATAGTCTTAGCAATGAATAGCAACGTTTATCTATCATCATTTGTATCCAAGCAAACAGCCCAGTCTATAACCACTTTAATGCAATAAAAGTACTCTAAACAGATAGATGTAGCCTTGTTTAAAGTACTTTTATTGATTAGCTGTATGAATTTTTAAAAACTATCCACAAATCAAATCTACAATCTTAAGATTTCAATTCTCGCCATTTCCAATATGCTTCATATAGCATATCATGTAGAAATTCCTCATACTCTCGTTCCTCATCTAGACCTCTCTGTTCTAATTTTAGCCCTAACCACACCGTATTATCTTTTCTAAATTTAGGATCACCAACACCATCTAC
This genomic interval from Lysinibacillus sphaericus contains the following:
- a CDS encoding GNAT family N-acetyltransferase; this encodes MNVEKIFESFPLLHSSNLQFKQIEESHLDMLFAIYDNEKVFQYCGIIPKHNIQTVQKMISHFERDFTKRNRVKWGIFYKDQPDSLVGIIEAMDFNQKVNMVTIGYYLAEDYWNKGIATESVQTICKFLFDEANINRIQAEVMPMNDASKKVLLKSGFMKEGLLRQASFWSGKGIVDLEIYSILHKEYNK